Proteins encoded together in one Streptomyces sp. B1I3 window:
- a CDS encoding DUF402 domain-containing protein, with the protein MTGQPGQVLRWNLFIGGHLSSSVPVRLVERTDEGQLVWLQTGTPMWRTDLPGGGHLRDLPPEERPAQGYAVTPDRWPMGSALIHQPAGAGHAVFWFFGRKHKFRGWYVNLERRLHHGEDIDVADHELDITVSPDRSWQWKDERSFAEKTGHPAYWSSHEAAAIRAEGERMARCAEARAFPFDGSWCDFRPPPHWGVPPLPPAPARTVLRPGG; encoded by the coding sequence ATGACCGGACAGCCCGGGCAGGTCCTCCGCTGGAACCTCTTCATCGGCGGCCACCTGAGTTCCTCCGTCCCCGTACGCCTGGTCGAACGCACGGACGAGGGCCAGCTGGTCTGGCTGCAGACGGGAACCCCCATGTGGCGTACGGACCTGCCCGGCGGGGGGCACCTGAGGGACCTCCCTCCGGAGGAGCGCCCCGCCCAGGGCTACGCCGTCACGCCCGACCGGTGGCCCATGGGCAGCGCCCTCATCCACCAGCCGGCCGGAGCGGGGCACGCGGTGTTCTGGTTCTTCGGACGGAAGCACAAATTCCGCGGCTGGTACGTGAATCTGGAGCGCCGGCTCCATCACGGCGAGGACATCGACGTCGCCGACCACGAACTCGACATCACCGTGTCACCGGACCGCTCCTGGCAATGGAAGGACGAGCGATCGTTCGCCGAGAAGACCGGCCACCCGGCTTACTGGTCGTCGCACGAGGCAGCGGCGATCCGTGCCGAGGGCGAGCGCATGGCCCGCTGCGCCGAAGCGAGGGCCTTCCCGTTCGACGGCTCGTGGTGCGACTTCCGGCCACCGCCCCACTGGGGCGTCCCGCCCCTCCCTCCGGCTCCCGCCCGGACGGTTCTCCGACCCGGCGGGTGA
- a CDS encoding SCO6880 family protein — MTIQSHTITPRRTYLIGRARPNAIVGKNRETGEIALIIAGAFLGMMSGLLVPVLSLRIVTLVGFPMLALAVVYMPYKGRTFYKWFEINRSFKRTLRRGTTYRSTAMEAGVSADGREVEIGPPPGIGRISWLAAPFGPDEIAVLLHADRRTVTAAIEIEGPGVGLRDSEDQEALVDRFGTLLKHVANGDGFVTRLQMLARTLPADPDAHAKDVAQRGDRTAPGWLQDSYDQLQSMVSTSSEQHRAYLVACMHYSRDLAAEANAMARAMRPRGGRKVDRDAGLAVVMARELTDICARLAEADIRVRQPLGQSRVASLVHSMYDPDHPIDHIQAMTKRNAWPAELDAVEPTFLQAKTRESTTRAPWCHATAWVKEWPMTPVGVNFLAPLLVHTPDVIRTVAVCMDLEPTEVAIERMLTEKTNDDAEASRQAKMNRTVDPRDIAAHGRLDQRGEDLASGAAGVNLVGYITVSSRSPEALARDKRTIRASAGKSYLKLEWCDREHHRAFVNTLPFATGIRR; from the coding sequence TTGACGATCCAGTCCCACACGATCACGCCCCGCCGTACGTATCTCATCGGCCGCGCCCGGCCCAATGCGATCGTCGGCAAGAACCGTGAGACGGGCGAGATCGCGCTGATCATCGCCGGGGCGTTCCTCGGCATGATGAGCGGGCTCCTCGTCCCCGTACTCTCCCTGCGGATCGTGACGCTCGTCGGTTTCCCCATGCTCGCCCTGGCCGTCGTGTACATGCCCTACAAGGGCCGCACCTTCTACAAGTGGTTCGAGATCAACCGCAGCTTCAAGCGCACCCTGCGCCGGGGCACGACCTACCGCTCCACCGCCATGGAAGCCGGCGTCAGCGCAGACGGACGTGAGGTGGAGATCGGGCCGCCGCCCGGCATCGGCCGGATCAGCTGGCTCGCCGCGCCGTTCGGGCCGGACGAGATCGCCGTGCTCCTGCACGCCGACCGCCGCACGGTGACCGCCGCCATCGAGATCGAGGGCCCCGGTGTCGGGCTGCGCGACAGCGAGGACCAGGAGGCTCTCGTCGACCGTTTCGGCACGCTGCTCAAGCACGTGGCCAACGGCGACGGCTTCGTGACCCGCCTCCAGATGCTGGCCCGCACCCTGCCCGCCGACCCGGACGCGCACGCGAAGGACGTTGCCCAGCGCGGCGACAGGACCGCGCCCGGCTGGCTGCAGGACTCGTACGACCAGCTCCAGTCGATGGTCTCCACCTCGAGCGAGCAGCACCGTGCCTACCTCGTCGCGTGCATGCACTACAGCCGCGATCTGGCCGCCGAGGCCAACGCCATGGCCCGTGCCATGCGCCCTCGGGGCGGCCGCAAGGTCGACCGGGACGCCGGGCTGGCCGTCGTCATGGCGCGGGAGCTCACCGACATCTGTGCCCGGCTCGCCGAGGCCGACATCCGGGTGCGCCAGCCACTCGGCCAGAGCCGCGTGGCGTCCCTCGTGCACTCGATGTACGACCCCGACCACCCGATCGACCACATCCAGGCGATGACCAAGCGCAACGCCTGGCCCGCCGAGCTGGACGCCGTCGAGCCGACCTTCCTCCAGGCCAAGACCCGTGAGTCGACGACGCGCGCTCCCTGGTGCCACGCCACGGCCTGGGTGAAGGAGTGGCCGATGACCCCTGTCGGTGTCAACTTCCTCGCTCCGCTGCTCGTCCACACGCCCGACGTCATCCGTACCGTCGCGGTCTGCATGGACCTCGAGCCCACCGAGGTCGCCATCGAGCGGATGCTGACCGAGAAGACGAACGACGACGCCGAGGCCAGCCGCCAGGCCAAGATGAACCGCACCGTCGACCCGCGCGACATCGCGGCCCACGGCCGCCTCGACCAGCGGGGTGAAGATCTGGCGAGCGGCGCGGCCGGGGTCAACCTGGTCGGGTACATCACCGTGTCGTCGCGTTCCCCCGAAGCTCTCGCCCGCGACAAGCGGACGATCCGGGCCTCGGCCGGCAAGTCGTACCTGAAGCTCGAGTGGTGCGACCGTGAGCACCACCGGGCCTTCGTCAACACCTTGCCGTTCGCCACCGGTATCCGACGCTAA
- a CDS encoding ATP-binding protein: protein MRDPLSVLSDAFTAFLFGKVETTRLPVRTSTGQAQAVYLPTAAPGLGDSGVIIGREVYSGKGYIYDPFQLYGQQLPAPHWLVLGESGNGKSALEKTYVLRQLRFRDRQVVVLDAQGEDGVGEWNLIAEELGITPIRLDPTAALNDGIRLNPLDPSITTTGQLALLRTIIEVAMGHGLDERSGFALKVAHAYVNETIADRQPVLMDIVEQLRHPKPESAEAMNVDIDDVRAWGLDVALVLDRLVDGDLRGMFDGPTTIGIDLDAPLIVFDLSHIDRNSIAMPILMAIVGVWLEHTWIRPDRKKRIFLVEEAWHIINSPFVAQLFQRLLKFGRRLGLSFVAVVHHLSDVVDGAAAKEAAAILKMASTRTIYAQKADEARATGKVIGLPRWAVEIIPTLTPGIAVWDVNGNVQVVKHLITEAERPLVFTDRAMTEGSTSDLLPEDVRAAELEAEQRAARIENQQRLNESSESTVA from the coding sequence ATGCGAGATCCGCTGTCCGTGTTGTCGGACGCCTTCACCGCCTTCCTCTTCGGGAAGGTGGAGACGACCCGGCTGCCGGTCCGCACGTCGACGGGCCAGGCCCAGGCCGTCTACCTGCCGACCGCCGCGCCCGGCCTCGGCGACTCCGGCGTGATCATCGGGCGTGAGGTGTACTCCGGCAAGGGCTACATCTACGACCCCTTCCAGCTCTACGGGCAGCAGCTCCCCGCCCCGCACTGGCTGGTGCTCGGCGAGTCGGGGAACGGCAAGTCCGCTCTGGAGAAGACGTACGTGCTCCGCCAGCTGCGCTTCCGCGACCGCCAGGTCGTCGTCCTGGACGCCCAGGGCGAGGACGGGGTCGGCGAGTGGAACCTCATCGCCGAGGAACTGGGCATCACCCCGATCCGGCTGGACCCGACGGCCGCGCTGAACGACGGGATCCGGCTCAACCCGCTCGACCCGTCGATCACCACCACCGGGCAGCTCGCCCTGCTCCGCACCATCATCGAAGTCGCCATGGGGCACGGCCTCGACGAGCGATCCGGCTTCGCACTCAAGGTCGCACACGCGTACGTCAACGAGACGATCGCCGACCGTCAGCCTGTCCTGATGGACATCGTGGAGCAACTGCGCCACCCGAAGCCGGAGTCCGCCGAGGCGATGAACGTCGACATAGACGACGTACGTGCCTGGGGCCTGGACGTCGCCCTCGTCCTGGACCGGCTGGTCGACGGTGACCTGCGGGGCATGTTCGACGGCCCCACGACGATCGGCATCGACCTCGACGCCCCGCTGATCGTCTTCGACCTCTCCCACATCGACCGCAACTCCATCGCGATGCCGATCCTGATGGCGATCGTCGGCGTGTGGCTGGAGCACACCTGGATCAGGCCCGACCGGAAGAAGCGCATCTTCCTGGTCGAGGAGGCCTGGCACATCATCAACTCCCCGTTCGTGGCCCAGCTCTTCCAGCGCCTGCTGAAGTTCGGGCGGCGCCTCGGGCTGTCCTTCGTGGCGGTCGTCCACCACCTCAGCGACGTCGTCGACGGCGCCGCGGCGAAGGAGGCGGCGGCCATCCTGAAGATGGCCTCGACCCGCACGATCTACGCCCAGAAGGCCGACGAGGCCAGAGCGACGGGCAAGGTGATCGGCCTGCCCAGATGGGCGGTCGAGATCATCCCCACCCTGACCCCGGGCATCGCCGTCTGGGACGTCAACGGCAACGTACAGGTCGTCAAACACCTGATCACCGAGGCGGAGCGTCCCCTCGTCTTCACCGACCGCGCGATGACCGAGGGCTCCACGTCGGACCTGCTCCCCGAGGACGTACGAGCCGCGGAGCTGGAGGCGGAGCAGCGAGCGGCACGGATCGAGAACCAGCAACGGCTGAACGAGTCGTCCGAGTCGACGGTGGCATGA
- a CDS encoding type VI secretion protein yields MARQAPSGTERGGEGGGIPDGLLIGLLAFLFGLTVLAWTATGLAGLFAHGAWPDGVTFTRTPLALRALAVEPQNLPGAWPDTPPDALSGYGLFWGLFISELMVLLVLTVFAIGVVARWRLVRKRKRAEVQAPPYEAEAEPVRARGPEPVHGPDAASARGREREREPEHVHPAAVAPSFVEAAPAPAAAVAAPPAPHVNPYDEPAALVPSPRVPLLVYGGPATRRPTVVQAVRDAEGPVLVVTSDPTVWAETKDARGKLGPVLVYDPGHLCDTPARLHWSPTAGCEDPATAAARAAALLTPVRPLAKADAAVADTAQTLLQCWLHAAAVDGRPFRQVHRWASGSSAHETVRLLRTHPKAASGLAGLLESALTAYPERREAAQELTVRAFAALSSVHIREACMPNRTDALALASFAGEGGTLYVVGEPIEDPRHRPGAMPLLTALASHVVEHGRRMAARSTDGRLDPPMTLVLDDVAAVAPLAQLPELLSAGQAQGMPTLALLRSQEQARSRWQDHLPTPGTR; encoded by the coding sequence ATGGCACGCCAGGCACCATCCGGTACGGAACGCGGCGGCGAGGGTGGCGGAATTCCCGACGGCCTGCTGATCGGCCTCCTGGCCTTCCTGTTCGGGCTGACCGTTCTGGCATGGACGGCGACCGGCCTGGCCGGACTGTTCGCCCACGGGGCCTGGCCGGACGGCGTCACCTTCACCCGTACCCCGCTGGCACTGCGCGCCCTGGCGGTCGAACCGCAGAACCTGCCGGGTGCCTGGCCCGACACCCCGCCGGACGCGCTGTCCGGATACGGCCTTTTCTGGGGGCTGTTCATCAGCGAACTGATGGTCCTGCTGGTGCTGACGGTCTTCGCGATCGGCGTGGTGGCCCGCTGGCGTCTGGTCCGGAAACGAAAGCGGGCCGAGGTCCAGGCCCCACCGTACGAGGCCGAAGCGGAGCCCGTACGAGCCCGCGGACCGGAGCCCGTACACGGCCCCGATGCGGCTTCCGCGCGCGGTCGCGAGCGGGAGCGCGAACCCGAGCACGTGCACCCGGCGGCCGTGGCGCCGTCGTTCGTCGAGGCAGCCCCTGCCCCGGCGGCGGCCGTCGCCGCCCCACCCGCTCCTCACGTGAACCCGTACGACGAGCCGGCCGCCCTCGTACCGTCCCCCCGTGTCCCCCTCCTCGTCTACGGCGGACCGGCGACGCGCCGGCCCACCGTCGTCCAGGCCGTCCGGGACGCCGAGGGCCCCGTGCTCGTCGTCACCTCCGACCCCACGGTCTGGGCCGAGACGAAGGACGCACGCGGCAAGCTCGGCCCGGTCCTCGTCTACGACCCCGGCCACCTCTGCGACACGCCCGCCCGTCTCCATTGGTCCCCGACCGCCGGTTGCGAGGACCCCGCCACAGCGGCCGCACGGGCGGCGGCCCTCCTCACCCCGGTCCGCCCCCTGGCCAAGGCCGACGCCGCCGTCGCCGACACGGCCCAGACGCTCCTGCAGTGCTGGCTGCACGCCGCCGCCGTGGACGGCCGACCCTTCCGGCAGGTCCACCGCTGGGCCTCGGGAAGCAGCGCCCACGAAACGGTGCGCCTGCTCCGGACGCACCCGAAGGCCGCCTCCGGACTCGCCGGGCTCCTGGAGTCCGCGCTGACCGCGTATCCCGAACGCCGTGAGGCGGCCCAGGAACTGACCGTACGAGCCTTCGCCGCACTCTCCTCGGTCCACATCCGCGAGGCCTGCATGCCGAACCGCACCGATGCCCTCGCACTGGCATCTTTTGCGGGCGAAGGGGGAACGCTCTACGTGGTGGGTGAGCCCATCGAGGATCCGCGTCACCGCCCCGGTGCGATGCCCCTGCTCACCGCACTCGCCTCGCACGTGGTCGAGCACGGCCGCCGCATGGCCGCACGGTCAACCGACGGTCGGCTCGACCCACCAATGACGCTCGTCCTCGACGACGTCGCGGCCGTGGCGCCGCTCGCCCAGCTCCCCGAACTGCTGTCGGCCGGCCAGGCCCAGGGAATGCCCACACTGGCCCTCCTCCGCTCCCAGGAACAGGCCAGGTCACGTTGGCAGGACCACCTGCCGACGCCCGGAACGCGCTGA
- a CDS encoding GNAT family N-acetyltransferase → MDYTVRAVRSEDWQQARQLRLEALQDPAAPVAFLEAYEEAVRKPDAFWQGRTDAAAEGRSSRQFVAERPDGSLAGTVTVLVERAADDAVRFGSVAETDQAHVVAVFVRPQDRGRGVVEALFREATEWSWSLTDPRIDRVRLYVHEANPRAAAVYRRLGFVPSGRTEPVPGDPSSSEIEYEVRRQATPH, encoded by the coding sequence ATGGACTACACAGTGCGTGCCGTGCGGAGCGAGGACTGGCAGCAGGCCCGGCAGCTGCGGCTGGAGGCGCTCCAGGACCCGGCCGCGCCCGTCGCGTTCCTGGAGGCGTACGAGGAAGCGGTCAGAAAGCCGGATGCCTTCTGGCAGGGGCGTACGGACGCGGCTGCGGAGGGCCGGTCGAGCCGTCAGTTCGTCGCGGAGAGGCCGGACGGGAGCCTCGCGGGCACCGTAACGGTCCTCGTCGAGCGGGCGGCGGACGACGCCGTCCGGTTCGGGTCCGTCGCCGAGACCGATCAGGCGCATGTGGTCGCCGTCTTCGTCCGACCGCAGGACCGGGGCAGAGGGGTGGTCGAGGCCCTGTTCCGGGAGGCGACGGAATGGTCGTGGTCGTTGACCGATCCACGGATCGACCGGGTGCGGCTCTACGTGCACGAGGCCAACCCGCGGGCCGCCGCCGTCTACCGCCGGCTCGGTTTCGTACCGTCCGGGCGAACCGAGCCCGTACCGGGGGACCCGTCGTCCAGCGAGATCGAGTACGAGGTGCGACGCCAGGCGACCCCGCACTAG